The following are from one region of the Cyclopterus lumpus isolate fCycLum1 chromosome 21, fCycLum1.pri, whole genome shotgun sequence genome:
- the LOC117750463 gene encoding serine/threonine-protein kinase pim-2-like, translating into MGKVLGKHFYAEEDIVPGGRNREESQDGESPQSRHLDPNPCEDELPSSSVPGQKKRKRIEDGESVQREKSRRLDLILDPIPREDELPSSSVPGQKKRKRIEDGESVQREKNRRLDPISCEDELPSTSEDTESRNPPEAAQSERSADDGPVLDSSAMFKAKYRQQKKLGEGGCGCVYAGYRREDNLPVAIKHITIDENLLLHEDTDGLHIPMEVAVLRKLEAESERHSAHVDLLDWYIVDEELILVLERPMPAVDLSNYIESKGGHLKEKEAKVIIKQLVSVAIDLQEKHIFHRDIKPENLLIETCMKAPRVRVIDFGLSCFAEEDDAFDTFYGTHIPPEWSSREEYKAGPSTVYQIGMVLFFMRHKAASTPEMTFQELNETSWLSKDGKDFFEASLCADPDIRFTLYQLKHHPWLR; encoded by the exons ATGGGGAAAGTATTAGGAAAACACTTCTACGCTGAGGAGGACATCGTCCCTGGAGGAAGGAATAGAGAAGAATCACAAGATGGGGAAAGCCCACAGAGCAGGCACCTGGACCCCAACCCCTGTGAAGATGAGTTGCCGTCCAGCTCCGTCCCTgggcaaaaaaagaggaaaagaatagaagatggggaaagcgtacagagggagaaaagcaggagactggacctcatcctggaccccatcccCCGTGAAGATGAGTTGCCGTCCAGCTCCGTCCCTgggcaaaaaaagaggaaaagaatagaagatggggaaagcgtacagagggagaaaaacaggagactggaccccatcTCCTGTGAGGATGAGTTGCCGTCGAcctcagaggacactg AAAGCAGAAACCCACCCGAGGCGGCTCAGAGCGAGAGAAGCGCCGATGATGGACCGGTTCTAGACTCGTCAGCCATGTTTAAGGCCAAGTACCGGCAGCAGAAGAAACTTGgcgaaggaggatgtggatgcgTGTATGCTGGCTATCGTAGAGAGGATAATCTTCCT GTCGCTATTAAGCATATTACCATAGACGAAAATCTCCTCCTTCACGAAGACACTGATGGGCTCCATATCCCCATGGAGGTCGCTGTGCTAAGGAAACTAGAGGCCGAATCAGAGCGGCATTCAGCACACGTTGACCTGCTGGACTGGTACATTGTGGACGAggagctgatcctggtgctggagagaccgATGCCGGCCGTAGACCTCTCCAACTACATTGAATCCAAAGGAGGCCActtgaaagaaaaggaagctaag gttaTAATTAAGCAGTTGGTGAGTGTAGCCATTGACctgcaggagaaacacattttccaccggGACATCAAGCCGGAAAATCTCCTTATTGAGACCTGCATGAAGGCGCCGCGAGTTCGCGTCATCGACTTCGGTCTGAGCTGCTTCGCCGAAGAAGACGACGCCTTTGACACCTTTTATG gtactCACATCCCCCCAGAGTGGTCCAGTCGGGAGGAGTACAAAGCGGGACCCTCGACAGTATACCAGATCGGAATGGTCCTGTTCTTCATGCGACACAAGGCGGCATCTACACCGGAGATGACCTTTCAGGAGCTGAATGAGACCAGTTGGCTTTCCAAag ATGGCAAAGATTTCTTTGAGGCGTCCTTATGTGCGGACCCGGATATTCGTTTCACTCTGTACCAGCTGAAGcatcacccgtggctgagatag